A part of Leptotrichia trevisanii DSM 22070 genomic DNA contains:
- a CDS encoding thiamine-binding protein, producing MEKKEINASIAIQVLPNVVGNEEIVRVVDEVIEFIKSKGLKMNVAPFETTIEGNFDELMEIVKECQVVAVKAGADGVMSYVKINYKPKGDILKIDEKISKYNR from the coding sequence ATGGAAAAAAAAGAAATTAATGCGAGTATTGCAATTCAGGTATTGCCAAATGTTGTCGGAAATGAGGAAATTGTAAGAGTTGTTGATGAAGTTATTGAATTTATTAAAAGCAAAGGGTTAAAAATGAATGTTGCTCCATTTGAAACGACGATAGAAGGGAATTTTGACGAACTTATGGAAATTGTGAAGGAATGTCAAGTTGTGGCTGTGAAGGCAGGAGCTGATGGTGTAATGTCGTATGTAAAAATAAATTATAAACCGAAGGGAGACATTTTAAAGATTGATGAAAAAATTTCAAAATATAACAGATAA
- a CDS encoding ABC transporter permease, which yields MKKFQNITDKIAPSIIIAVLLMIWQILSMVNIIPKFMLPSPFEVVKAFVYDFPLLMEHTKITLLEAFLGLGLGIILGFAVAVIMDRFEYAYKMIYPVLIISQTIPTVAIAPLLVLWLGYGILPKITLIVMTSFFPITIGLLDGFRSADKDMLNLLKTMGATPLQNFIHVKLPGSLGYFFAGLRISVSYSIIGAVVAEWLGGFSGLGVYMTRVRKSYSFDKMFAVIFLISAISLLLMYLVKKIQKWCMVWEK from the coding sequence ATGAAAAAATTTCAAAATATAACAGATAAAATTGCACCAAGTATTATTATTGCTGTATTATTGATGATTTGGCAAATTTTGTCAATGGTGAACATTATACCAAAATTTATGTTGCCATCGCCATTTGAAGTTGTAAAAGCGTTTGTTTATGATTTTCCACTGCTTATGGAGCATACAAAAATTACTTTGCTTGAAGCATTTTTGGGACTTGGCCTGGGAATAATTCTTGGATTTGCCGTGGCGGTTATTATGGACAGGTTTGAATATGCATATAAAATGATTTATCCTGTTTTGATAATTAGTCAAACAATACCTACAGTTGCGATTGCACCGCTTTTGGTACTTTGGCTGGGATATGGAATATTGCCAAAGATTACGCTTATTGTTATGACTTCGTTTTTTCCGATAACTATTGGGCTTCTGGATGGATTTCGTTCGGCTGACAAGGATATGTTGAATTTATTAAAAACGATGGGAGCAACGCCACTTCAGAACTTTATTCATGTCAAATTGCCAGGCTCATTAGGATATTTTTTCGCAGGGCTTAGAATTTCTGTTTCATATTCTATTATTGGAGCAGTTGTGGCTGAATGGCTCGGTGGATTTAGCGGACTTGGAGTTTATATGACAAGAGTCAGAAAATCGTATTCATTTGATAAGATGTTTGCAGTAATTTTTCTTATTTCTGCAATAAGTCTGCTACTTATGTATCTTGTAAAAAAAATACAGAAATGGTGCATGGTTTGGGAAAAGTAA
- a CDS encoding ABC transporter substrate-binding protein: MKKISKILILCLILVLAVSCGKSKNNQKIKIVLDWVPNTNHTGLYVAKDLGYFKEEGLDVEIVQPPEGSTTALIGAGGAEFGISFQDTLAKSFAKENPVPVTAVAAILQHNTSGIISLKEKGIDSPKKLEGKKYATWEDNIEQAILKKLVTDDKGDFSKVKLIPYTITDVVTGLKTDVDAVWVYYAWDGIATERAGLQTNFLKIRDYGEELDYYSPVIIANNDFLKKNPEIAKKVLKAIKKGYEYAMKNPEESAKILVKNSPELDIDLVTASQKWISKEYQSDAKEWGIINASRWNRFYEWLYKNKAVEREIPKNFGYSNEYLK; the protein is encoded by the coding sequence ATGAAAAAAATTTCAAAAATCTTAATTTTATGTTTAATCTTGGTTTTGGCTGTTTCGTGTGGAAAATCTAAAAATAATCAGAAAATAAAAATTGTACTGGACTGGGTGCCAAATACTAATCATACAGGACTTTATGTGGCAAAAGACTTGGGATATTTCAAGGAGGAAGGACTGGATGTGGAAATTGTGCAGCCACCTGAAGGGAGTACAACGGCACTTATTGGAGCTGGAGGAGCAGAATTTGGAATAAGTTTTCAGGATACATTGGCAAAATCGTTTGCAAAGGAGAATCCTGTACCAGTAACGGCTGTTGCGGCAATTCTTCAACATAATACATCTGGAATTATTTCATTGAAGGAAAAAGGCATTGATTCGCCAAAAAAACTGGAAGGTAAAAAATATGCCACTTGGGAAGATAATATTGAGCAGGCTATTTTGAAAAAATTAGTAACAGATGATAAAGGTGATTTTTCTAAAGTAAAATTGATCCCTTATACTATAACAGATGTTGTAACTGGCTTAAAGACTGATGTTGATGCTGTCTGGGTTTATTATGCATGGGATGGAATTGCTACAGAAAGGGCAGGACTTCAGACAAATTTTCTAAAAATTCGTGACTATGGAGAGGAACTTGACTATTACAGCCCTGTAATTATCGCAAATAATGACTTTCTGAAAAAAAATCCTGAAATTGCAAAAAAAGTTTTGAAGGCAATAAAAAAAGGGTATGAATACGCAATGAAAAATCCAGAGGAATCAGCAAAAATTTTGGTAAAAAATTCTCCAGAACTAGACATAGACTTGGTAACAGCAAGCCAAAAATGGATTTCTAAAGAATATCAGTCTGATGCAAAGGAATGGGGAATAATTAATGCAAGCCGCTGGAACAGATTTTATGAATGGCTTTACAAAAATAAGGCTGTAGAGCGTGAAATACCAAAGAATTTTGGATATAGTAATGAGTATCTGAAATAG
- a CDS encoding ABC transporter ATP-binding protein, translating to MKKNKKLEIKDISISFENKKVLENVSIDLYENELVCILGVSGAGKTTLFNIIAGLLRPDGGNVKMNGEDITGKSGKISYMLQKDLLLPHKKIIDNVALPLVIRGENKNKAREIAKPYFKDFGLEGTENLYPSKLSGGMKQRAALLRTYLFSSEVALLDEPFSALDAITKHKIHSWYLNIMNKIKMSTLFITHDIDEAILLSDRIYILAGSPGKIAAQINVDLKNSQDKSYNNEEVIMSEKFIQYKREILKYL from the coding sequence GTGAAGAAAAACAAAAAGCTTGAAATAAAAGATATTTCCATTTCTTTTGAAAATAAAAAAGTTTTGGAAAATGTTTCGATTGATTTGTATGAAAATGAGCTGGTTTGTATTCTAGGAGTGAGTGGTGCCGGGAAAACAACGTTGTTTAACATTATTGCAGGACTTTTAAGGCCTGATGGCGGGAATGTGAAAATGAACGGAGAAGATATAACTGGAAAATCTGGAAAAATAAGTTACATGCTGCAAAAGGACTTGCTTTTACCTCATAAAAAAATTATTGACAATGTAGCACTTCCGCTTGTAATAAGAGGTGAAAATAAAAATAAGGCACGGGAAATTGCAAAGCCGTATTTTAAAGATTTTGGATTGGAAGGTACAGAAAATTTGTATCCAAGTAAACTATCAGGTGGAATGAAACAAAGGGCGGCATTGCTTAGAACATATTTATTTTCCAGCGAAGTTGCTCTTCTTGACGAGCCTTTCAGTGCATTGGATGCCATTACAAAGCATAAAATTCATAGCTGGTATCTGAACATAATGAACAAAATTAAGATGTCAACTTTGTTTATTACTCATGATATTGATGAGGCGATACTACTTTCTGACAGAATTTATATTTTGGCAGGAAGTCCAGGTAAAATTGCTGCACAAATAAATGTTGACTTGAAAAATAGTCAAGACAAGAGTTATAATAATGAAGAAGTTATAATGTCTGAAAAATTTATTCAATATAAACGTGAAATATTGAAATATTTGTAA
- a CDS encoding GNAT family N-acetyltransferase — translation MEIRHVVNEGFFIFGENGDELAKLTYRKEEERLYFESTVVSPELRGQGIAGKLFEAGVKYARKNGYKIVPICSYIVKKFESGEYNDLKA, via the coding sequence ATGGAAATAAGACATGTAGTAAATGAAGGATTTTTTATATTTGGAGAAAATGGAGATGAACTTGCAAAATTGACTTATAGAAAAGAAGAGGAAAGGCTATACTTTGAATCGACAGTTGTATCGCCTGAGTTAAGAGGACAAGGGATTGCTGGGAAATTATTTGAAGCTGGTGTGAAGTATGCGAGGAAAAATGGGTATAAAATTGTTCCGATTTGTAGTTACATTGTGAAAAAGTTTGAAAGTGGGGAATATAATGATTTAAAAGCATAA
- a CDS encoding histidine phosphatase family protein gives MKKILYLMRHGQTLFNLRKKIQGSCDSPLTDEGIRQAKVAGKYFTDNGIIFDAAYSSTQERACDTLEIVTDNKMKYERLKGLKEWNFGLFEGESEDLNPKHPNERTYGDFFVNFGGESNKEVEKRMQETLTEIMEKDGNNTVLAVSHGGACYNFFLKNAPDVPFTGLPNCAIFKYEYEDGKFTFIELIKHDFSK, from the coding sequence ATGAAAAAAATTTTATATTTAATGCGACATGGACAGACTTTATTCAATTTACGTAAAAAGATTCAAGGAAGTTGTGATTCTCCACTGACTGATGAGGGGATTAGACAGGCTAAAGTGGCTGGAAAATATTTTACGGATAATGGGATTATTTTTGATGCAGCTTATTCTTCTACTCAGGAACGGGCTTGTGATACGCTTGAAATTGTGACTGATAATAAGATGAAATATGAGAGGTTAAAAGGTTTGAAGGAATGGAATTTTGGATTGTTTGAGGGGGAAAGTGAAGATTTGAATCCGAAACATCCAAATGAAAGAACTTATGGGGATTTTTTTGTGAATTTTGGTGGGGAAAGTAATAAGGAAGTTGAAAAAAGAATGCAGGAAACTTTGACTGAAATTATGGAAAAGGATGGAAATAATACTGTTCTTGCTGTGAGTCATGGTGGTGCATGCTATAATTTCTTTTTGAAAAATGCTCCAGATGTTCCATTTACAGGACTTCCAAACTGTGCCATTTTCAAATATGAGTATGAAGATGGTAAATTTACATTTATTGAACTTATTAAACATGATTTTTCAAAATAG
- a CDS encoding EndoU domain-containing protein, protein MNKNKIVKILLLFVIILFGLGKLYLSRNNSINAKENSSKEFVTQNKRNSKKNAIKQKNIENKNGKRTQNTSNQGNRKYQIDYDHVIGGDENSQGKVTGGHSLLRGDVRIMKKIGNPAKNGVYRASIEVKKKDGTWQAKTSNGGVNTMFPENWDEARIIDEINSAWENKKDLKGRDNNMWQGISKSGVLIRGYKSPRITAYPVYENR, encoded by the coding sequence ATGAATAAAAATAAAATTGTAAAAATATTGCTGTTATTCGTTATTATATTGTTTGGGCTAGGAAAACTGTATTTAAGCAGAAATAACAGTATAAATGCAAAGGAAAATTCTTCAAAGGAATTTGTTACGCAAAATAAGAGAAATAGCAAAAAGAATGCTATTAAACAGAAAAATATAGAAAATAAAAATGGAAAACGTACTCAAAATACTTCAAATCAAGGAAATAGAAAATATCAAATTGATTATGATCATGTAATTGGTGGAGATGAAAATTCCCAAGGGAAAGTTACTGGTGGACATTCACTTTTGCGTGGAGATGTGAGAATTATGAAAAAAATTGGAAATCCAGCTAAAAATGGAGTGTATAGAGCAAGTATTGAAGTAAAGAAAAAAGATGGAACTTGGCAGGCAAAAACTTCTAATGGCGGTGTAAATACGATGTTTCCAGAAAACTGGGATGAAGCGAGAATTATTGATGAGATAAATTCAGCTTGGGAAAATAAAAAAGATTTAAAAGGCAGAGATAATAATATGTGGCAGGGAATCAGCAAAAGTGGAGTTTTGATTCGTGGCTACAAAAGTCCTAGAATAACAGCCTATCCAGTTTATGAAAATCGTTAA
- a CDS encoding magnesium transporter CorA family protein: protein MIKRIDTKSGKIISYVYNLKDEDYKILSERLEIEEEKIKNVIDEEIFTPRISKSDWEIYKLYYPAVKKSTKDKEFTSYEINPIVIFLKEDKIVILDDDYYRDFYEFVEEYAELRDEVLEENRFFLNMLHKISQSLYKYVRILIGEHDKIETVLREQQSNEKLISLAEVEQGFYVYNIALRNLDYVVENLKEDEQFEQYEDYMTRILQEINFTLDLSSSYCEICKTTRETYSSYIGNNMNITMKFLAAATILITVPNMIFGFYGMNVKLPLQDMGFWALVIIFIIMMLLMLVLWRYMKKKVL, encoded by the coding sequence ATGATAAAAAGAATAGATACGAAAAGCGGGAAAATAATTTCTTATGTGTATAATTTGAAGGATGAAGATTATAAAATTTTATCGGAAAGATTGGAAATTGAAGAGGAAAAGATAAAAAATGTTATTGATGAGGAAATTTTTACTCCAAGAATTTCAAAATCGGACTGGGAGATTTATAAACTGTATTATCCAGCTGTGAAAAAATCGACAAAAGATAAAGAATTTACATCTTATGAGATTAATCCGATTGTGATTTTTTTGAAGGAAGATAAAATTGTTATTTTAGATGATGATTATTATAGGGATTTTTACGAATTTGTTGAAGAGTATGCTGAGTTGAGGGATGAAGTTCTTGAAGAAAATCGTTTTTTTCTAAATATGCTTCATAAAATTTCTCAAAGCCTTTATAAATATGTGAGAATTTTAATTGGAGAACACGATAAGATAGAAACTGTTTTGAGGGAGCAGCAAAGTAATGAAAAATTAATTTCTCTTGCGGAAGTGGAACAAGGATTTTATGTTTATAATATTGCATTGAGAAATTTGGATTATGTTGTTGAGAATTTGAAAGAGGATGAACAGTTTGAACAATATGAAGATTATATGACGAGAATTTTGCAGGAGATAAATTTTACACTTGATTTATCGTCTTCATACTGTGAAATCTGTAAAACTACGAGAGAAACATATTCATCATACATTGGAAATAATATGAATATCACAATGAAATTTTTAGCTGCAGCAACAATATTAATTACAGTTCCAAATATGATTTTTGGATTTTATGGAATGAATGTGAAGTTACCGCTTCAAGATATGGGATTTTGGGCGTTAGTAATAATTTTTATAATAATGATGTTGCTAATGCTAGTTTTGTGGAGATATATGAAAAAGAAAGTTTTATAG
- the fabV gene encoding enoyl-ACP reductase FabV — protein sequence MVIKPRLKGGLALTNHPIGAKEFVKRQIDYVKSQDKYEGPKKVLIIGSSSGYGLATRISLAFGAGAETIGVAFEKGVEGKRVGSAGWWNTIAFNEVAEKEGLVSKNFIGDAFSMEMKDDVIKFIKEEFGGKIDLLIYSLASAVRTDPIDGVTYRSALKSTTKDITGPTINFEKEIMEETTMGVATPEEIKSTVKVMGGEDWKLWIEALDKGGVLSEGFKTVAYSYLGPKVTYGIYKEGTIGAAKRDLEHTSDVLNDFLKEKYNGEAYVSLSKALMTKASAVIPIFPLYAALLYKVMKEKGIHEGTIEQKHRLLTQMVYGNNPVIDEERRLRPDNWEMREDVQAEVEALWDKVTPENFKEISDYAGAREEFMQLNGFDFDNVDYDADVDLDELAKLKP from the coding sequence ATGGTTATAAAACCTAGATTAAAGGGTGGTTTAGCACTTACAAACCATCCAATTGGAGCAAAAGAATTTGTAAAAAGGCAAATTGACTATGTAAAATCGCAAGATAAATATGAAGGGCCAAAAAAGGTACTAATTATCGGTTCTTCATCTGGATATGGACTTGCAACAAGAATTTCACTTGCCTTTGGTGCTGGAGCTGAAACTATCGGAGTAGCATTTGAAAAAGGTGTGGAAGGAAAAAGAGTAGGTTCTGCCGGTTGGTGGAATACAATTGCCTTTAACGAAGTTGCTGAAAAAGAAGGTTTGGTTTCTAAAAATTTCATCGGTGACGCTTTCTCAATGGAAATGAAAGATGACGTAATAAAATTTATTAAAGAAGAATTTGGTGGAAAAATCGACTTGTTAATTTACAGCTTAGCAAGTGCAGTCAGAACTGATCCAATCGACGGTGTAACTTACCGTTCAGCCCTAAAATCTACAACAAAGGACATCACAGGTCCAACTATCAACTTTGAAAAAGAAATCATGGAAGAAACAACAATGGGTGTCGCAACTCCAGAAGAAATCAAAAGCACTGTAAAAGTTATGGGTGGAGAAGATTGGAAATTATGGATTGAAGCACTTGATAAAGGTGGAGTTCTTTCGGAAGGCTTCAAAACAGTAGCTTACTCATATTTAGGCCCAAAAGTAACTTATGGAATCTATAAAGAAGGTACAATTGGAGCTGCAAAAAGAGATTTGGAACATACTTCTGATGTTTTAAATGACTTTTTAAAAGAAAAATACAATGGAGAAGCATACGTTTCATTAAGTAAGGCATTAATGACAAAAGCAAGTGCAGTTATCCCTATTTTCCCATTATACGCAGCATTGCTTTACAAAGTAATGAAGGAAAAAGGTATCCACGAAGGTACAATAGAACAAAAACACAGACTTTTGACTCAAATGGTTTATGGAAACAATCCTGTTATTGACGAAGAAAGAAGATTACGTCCAGATAACTGGGAAATGCGTGAAGACGTTCAAGCTGAAGTAGAAGCTCTTTGGGACAAAGTTACTCCGGAAAACTTTAAGGAAATAAGTGATTACGCTGGAGCAAGAGAAGAATTTATGCAATTAAATGGATTTGACTTTGATAATGTGGATTATGACGCTGATGTTGATTTAGATGAATTAGCTAAATTAAAACCTTAA
- a CDS encoding SDR family oxidoreductase translates to MAVKNKVVIVTGASSGIGRATAKLLGESGAKVVLAARNEDKLQEAVTEIKEKGGEATYKVTDVSKREEVKALVDFAISEYGKIDVIFNNAGLMPNAPLSELKNSEWDEMIDVNLKGVLNGIEAVLPHFTKQKSGHVISTSSVAGLNTYLGAGVYCATKHGVKALMEVLRKESANEKMNVRTTTLYLGAFRTELATRITNKTIKERIEFLYDTIGADPIIVAEAVKFAIDLPEEVSMNEITLYPTAQL, encoded by the coding sequence ATGGCTGTTAAAAACAAAGTCGTTATTGTTACAGGAGCTTCTTCAGGAATTGGAAGGGCTACTGCGAAATTATTAGGAGAAAGCGGGGCAAAAGTTGTACTTGCTGCAAGAAATGAAGACAAATTACAGGAAGCTGTTACCGAGATAAAAGAAAAAGGAGGGGAAGCCACTTACAAAGTGACAGACGTATCAAAAAGAGAGGAAGTAAAAGCATTGGTTGATTTTGCAATTTCTGAATACGGAAAAATAGATGTTATATTCAATAATGCAGGATTAATGCCAAATGCACCATTGTCTGAACTAAAAAATAGCGAATGGGACGAAATGATTGATGTAAATTTAAAAGGTGTCTTAAACGGCATAGAAGCTGTACTTCCTCATTTTACAAAGCAAAAATCTGGACACGTTATTAGCACATCTTCTGTTGCTGGACTAAATACATATCTTGGAGCAGGAGTTTACTGTGCTACAAAACATGGTGTAAAAGCACTAATGGAAGTTTTGAGAAAAGAAAGTGCCAACGAAAAAATGAATGTCCGTACAACAACTCTATATCTAGGAGCATTCAGAACTGAACTTGCAACACGTATCACAAATAAAACAATTAAGGAAAGAATTGAATTTCTTTACGATACAATTGGAGCAGATCCGATAATAGTCGCCGAAGCTGTAAAATTTGCTATTGATTTGCCTGAAGAGGTAAGCATGAATGAAATCACGCTTTATCCAACAGCACAATTATAA
- a CDS encoding GntR family transcriptional regulator: MSKYKEVYNNIKKQIKDGKLEPKDYLKREADFAKEYSCSVLTVRKALALLESEGYIQKIKGKRSIVVEKGDLKNISLTSIQTFQELNKIKNIDVKANLVSLYIIQGVEELMEKFNVSKTADFYKVVRTYSLDGETVQYATSYFDRKIVTYLNDEIASKSIYEYLENELNLKISYSRREIKFRSATDEERRHINLENIDRVVVIETYAYLSNGNLFQYETITYHPDKFTFTAIAKR, encoded by the coding sequence ATGAGTAAATATAAAGAAGTATATAACAATATAAAAAAACAAATTAAAGACGGGAAATTGGAACCAAAAGATTATTTGAAAAGGGAAGCAGATTTTGCCAAGGAGTATTCCTGCTCTGTGCTTACTGTTAGAAAAGCTCTTGCTTTGCTGGAATCAGAAGGATATATTCAAAAAATAAAAGGTAAAAGGTCAATTGTGGTTGAAAAAGGGGATTTGAAAAATATTTCGCTTACTTCAATACAGACATTTCAGGAATTGAATAAGATAAAAAATATAGATGTCAAGGCAAATTTAGTTAGTCTATATATAATACAAGGTGTCGAAGAACTGATGGAAAAATTTAATGTTTCTAAAACAGCTGATTTTTACAAGGTTGTCCGTACTTATTCCTTGGATGGCGAAACTGTGCAGTATGCTACATCTTATTTTGATAGAAAAATAGTCACTTATCTGAATGATGAAATAGCTAGCAAGTCTATTTATGAATATCTGGAAAATGAACTGAATTTAAAAATATCGTATTCAAGGCGGGAAATAAAGTTCAGAAGTGCGACAGATGAGGAAAGACGGCATATAAATCTTGAAAATATTGACAGAGTTGTAGTCATTGAAACTTACGCCTATTTATCCAACGGGAATCTTTTTCAATATGAAACAATAACGTACCATCCTGATAAATTTACTTTTACTGCAATTGCTAAAAGATAG
- the deoC gene encoding deoxyribose-phosphate aldolase, which produces MEVNKFIDHTILKAAATKEDVKKLCDEAKKYGFYSVCVNGANVEYAFSQVKDSDVKVAAVVGFPLGAMATDVKVFEAKKAIEDGASEIDMVINVGALKDRDYDFVENEIRKIKKAIGNNVLKVIIETCYLTDDEKVKACELSVNANADFVKTSTGFGTGGATFADVELMKKTVGDKAQVKASGGVKDFETAKKYIELGATRLGTSSGIAIVTGMSGKAGY; this is translated from the coding sequence ATGGAAGTAAACAAATTTATTGATCACACTATTTTGAAAGCGGCGGCTACAAAGGAAGATGTGAAAAAATTATGTGATGAGGCAAAAAAATATGGATTTTATTCAGTTTGTGTAAATGGGGCGAATGTTGAATATGCTTTTAGTCAAGTTAAGGATAGCGATGTGAAAGTTGCGGCAGTAGTTGGATTTCCTTTGGGAGCGATGGCGACAGATGTGAAGGTGTTTGAGGCGAAAAAGGCGATTGAAGATGGTGCTTCAGAAATTGATATGGTTATCAATGTCGGGGCATTGAAGGACAGGGATTATGATTTTGTGGAAAATGAAATTAGAAAAATAAAAAAAGCGATTGGAAACAATGTGTTGAAAGTTATAATTGAAACTTGCTATTTGACAGATGATGAAAAAGTGAAAGCATGTGAATTATCAGTTAATGCAAATGCTGATTTTGTAAAAACTTCGACAGGATTTGGAACAGGAGGAGCAACATTTGCTGATGTGGAACTTATGAAAAAAACTGTTGGGGATAAGGCACAGGTAAAAGCCAGTGGAGGAGTAAAAGACTTTGAAACTGCAAAAAAATACATCGAACTGGGAGCAACAAGACTTGGAACAAGCTCTGGAATTGCTATTGTAACAGGAATGAGTGGGAAAGCTGGATATTAA
- a CDS encoding SH3 domain-containing protein: MKLKNFFFCYFFLLISIISFGQNKKSDEIILIDDGVILDLKGTFKINWDKSDPDVPCSAIEYGEMLFYPDNKDIVNEKAIVLKPRDFDYHNWDETRNAEKEFADMEKAKVEILKKTFPEEVKKMEKIQKGELQSPVRVKIKKVTPYTECDFTTVYAQVIELKKIEGAKPKITKLKVKKSDESDDFDEPHLDEVGYLQEYEVKTKDEYVNMREKPTTDSKIVLKLKNDETVKYIMSDGNWYYVYKVVYPSKNNKDSKIREFRGFVHKSQLRKINY; the protein is encoded by the coding sequence ATGAAACTTAAAAATTTTTTCTTTTGTTATTTTTTTCTATTAATTTCTATAATTTCTTTTGGACAAAATAAGAAATCTGATGAAATTATTTTGATAGATGACGGTGTAATTTTGGATTTGAAGGGAACATTTAAAATTAATTGGGATAAAAGTGATCCAGATGTACCATGTTCTGCAATAGAATATGGAGAAATGCTGTTTTATCCTGATAATAAGGACATTGTGAATGAAAAAGCTATAGTTTTGAAGCCTAGGGATTTTGATTATCATAACTGGGATGAAACCAGAAATGCTGAAAAGGAATTTGCTGATATGGAAAAGGCTAAAGTTGAAATATTAAAAAAAACTTTTCCAGAAGAAGTTAAAAAAATGGAGAAAATTCAAAAAGGGGAATTGCAGTCTCCGGTAAGAGTTAAAATAAAAAAAGTAACTCCATACACAGAATGTGATTTTACAACAGTTTATGCACAAGTTATTGAATTAAAGAAAATTGAAGGAGCGAAACCCAAAATTACAAAACTTAAAGTGAAAAAATCGGATGAATCAGATGATTTTGATGAGCCGCATCTAGATGAAGTGGGCTACCTGCAAGAATACGAAGTAAAAACAAAAGATGAATATGTAAATATGCGTGAAAAGCCAACTACAGATTCAAAAATTGTTTTGAAATTAAAAAATGATGAAACTGTTAAATATATTATGTCAGATGGAAATTGGTATTATGTTTATAAAGTTGTGTATCCGAGTAAAAATAATAAGGATTCTAAGATTAGGGAGTTTAGAGGATTTGTACATAAAAGTCAACTGAGAAAGATTAATTATTAA
- a CDS encoding ATP-binding protein: protein MIIFDEIQEVPKAVSSLKYFYENAQQYHIICAGSLLGVALHKGTSFPVGKIDFLKLYPLSFKEFLLATGNENFLKLIENNDYQMLKVFKQKFIDILKHYYFVGGMPECVLHFSENKDFNEVRSIQERILLAYEQDFSKHAPNEIVPRLRMLWNSIPSQLAKENKKFIYGLVREGARAKEYEMALMWLIDCGLVYKVNRVTAPKLPLKAYRNLKAFKLFLLDIGLLTCMTGLNQSTLIDGNELFVEFKGGLTEQFVLQQFVTIKNLDTYYYTNNRGSCEINFLIDDGENVIPVEVKAEVNLKAKSLKVYKEKYNPKISVRVSMNDYKREEWLLNLPLYMVEETANIIKKEKMILTNN from the coding sequence TTGATTATTTTCGATGAAATTCAGGAAGTGCCAAAAGCAGTTTCAAGCCTTAAATATTTTTATGAAAACGCACAGCAATATCATATTATTTGTGCAGGTTCATTGCTTGGAGTCGCACTTCACAAAGGAACATCATTTCCAGTGGGGAAAATTGACTTTTTAAAATTGTATCCTCTGTCATTTAAAGAGTTTTTACTTGCTACAGGGAATGAAAATTTTTTGAAACTTATTGAAAATAATGATTATCAGATGTTAAAAGTTTTTAAACAAAAATTTATTGACATACTTAAACATTATTATTTTGTAGGTGGAATGCCTGAATGTGTACTTCATTTTTCAGAAAATAAAGATTTCAATGAAGTCAGAAGTATTCAGGAACGAATACTTTTAGCTTATGAACAGGATTTTTCAAAACATGCTCCAAATGAAATTGTACCTAGACTAAGAATGTTATGGAACAGTATTCCTTCGCAACTTGCTAAGGAGAACAAGAAATTTATTTACGGTTTAGTCAGAGAAGGTGCGAGAGCAAAAGAGTATGAAATGGCATTGATGTGGCTCATTGATTGTGGACTCGTTTATAAAGTGAATAGAGTTACCGCTCCTAAACTTCCGCTAAAAGCATATCGGAATTTAAAGGCGTTTAAATTGTTTCTGCTTGACATTGGACTTCTTACTTGCATGACAGGATTAAATCAGAGTACGCTTATTGATGGGAATGAGTTATTTGTAGAATTTAAGGGAGGGTTAACAGAGCAGTTTGTATTACAGCAATTTGTTACAATTAAAAACTTAGATACATATTATTACACAAATAATCGTGGCTCATGTGAAATTAATTTTCTAATAGATGATGGAGAAAATGTAATTCCTGTAGAAGTAAAAGCCGAAGTAAATTTAAAGGCGAAAAGCTTAAAAGTATACAAAGAAAAATATAATCCCAAAATATCAGTAAGAGTATCAATGAATGATTATAAGAGAGAAGAATGGTTATTAAATTTACCATTATACATGGTAGAAGAAACAGCAAATATAATAAAAAAAGAAAAAATGATACTAACTAATAATTAA